In Salvia miltiorrhiza cultivar Shanhuang (shh) chromosome 4, IMPLAD_Smil_shh, whole genome shotgun sequence, the DNA window tttgggtcgggtcgggccggcccaaaattCAGCGGGCCTCGAAAAATGAAGCCCAGCCTAGCCCTATACGGGCTGCCGGGCGGGTCAggccaaaacgggccaaaaaattgataaattaatatatatatatatatatatatatatatattgtactttcaaaaattaataaattaaatcaaatttaaagaaaaaaaattaaagacaaattcgatgaaacaaataacaaccaccaaaataataatacaaaaatattactccatttCAAGTCGAAATAAAGTATAAGGACCACCAAAACGTTTGAAAGCTTAATCACGTTCGTAAGATGTTGAATtagaaaataatatatttttataatgattAGTAGACTAAGAGTCTAAGACTAGCAGATTAGAGAAATAGAATTAGATGATGATTTAAAAATCCTAATTGGCTAATTATTACTTATTAGACTTATTTTAGTTATTATATTGGAAAAAATGCCTATTTTCTATAAACTAACCGACCGGGCCAAGTTGACCCAAAAGCCCCACGGGCTGCATGGGTCGGGCCCGGTTTTTTTGGGCCTAAaaaatcctagcccagcccAGCCAAAACTACAGGGTTTTTTTTGCCTTAAAAATCCTAGTCAGGTTGTTAGTGAATCCTCTACGGAATCTAGTGCCGAATTGAAAAACCCTAAATATCATGCTTATCTTTTTAAGCCCTCTCTTATCACTGATAATCATATAGATAGTATTTGTGTTTCGTTGGATCGTCCTCCTGATTTCACTATTGAAACTAGTAATGTCACACCTCCGGAGATGAATCCTCCTATGATGGCCTTTGATTTCACTATTGAAACTAGTAATGTCACGCCTCCGGAGATGAATCCTCCTATGATGGCCTTTTTCTTAAAGTATATAGAGGTAGGATTATGTTTTCCCATTCCTCTCTTTTCCTCTGAGATCGCTAGCCTTTATGAGGTACCCTTGAACCAAATAAATCCTACCTCCATCTGTCGCGCCACCTGATTCCATATCCTACTTCGAGAACAAAGGTGACAGATAATACTACTTCCCTTTTCCATGCTACTCATGACATAAGATTTCTTAATGGTTCATATTATTTTTCGACGAAAATTGGAGGTCCTATACAATTTTATCCTACATCAAACAAGAGAGTAGACTGGAAGTGGCAGACTAGCTACTTCTCTGTCACTCCTCATGAACCTTAAACCTTTACCGCACACCGTTAGCACATGGAACCAATGCAGTCATGGACTACTCCTTTAACTTCCATCCCCGAATATGTAAAGATTGTTATGTCATGCCTTAATGAGCATGCCCAGAAAATTCCTTTCGACTTCATGGGATTGGCCTCCAACCGTAACACTTCCTCTTCAAGATCTCCATTGAGGAAGACACTTTTAACATCCATTTGGTATAACTTGAATGTCATTGCACATGCTAATGCAAGCAGAAGTCTGACTGACTCCAAGCGAGTAACAGGAGCAAAGGTTTCCTCAAAGTCCACTCCTTCCACCTGAGAGTACCTTTGAGCTACCAGACGGGCCTTGTTTCTGACGATAATTCCAGATAAATCAAGCTTGTTACGAAAAATCTATTTGGTTCCAATTATGTTGGCAGCAATAGGACGTGGAACTAAATACCAAACTTTGCACCTCTCGAATTGAAGCAATTCTTCTTGCATGGCAGCTATCCAGAACTCATCTTGTAGAGCTTCCTTTATACTTTTTTGTTCCACTTTAGAGAGATAGCACATATAAGCTATATGAGCAATCATcttttgaaaatcaattttgacTCCACGAGTTTTCCGTTCATCATTCAATCCTCCAATTATATCAGCTTGTGAGTGATTCTTTTCAACCCTACCAGACTTGGTTGTCTGCTTCCTGTTCTCCTCATAATCATTTTCAGACTTACTGTCAGTTTTCACATCTGCAGACACCTCAGTCTTAACATCAGAAGAGACTTCTGTAGTGACTGCCTGAACTTCTTCTTCGTATGAAAATATCTTGCTTTCCTCATCAAAAGTGACATTAGTTGACTCCTGGATAGTTTCAGTATTCTTGTTGTAAACCCGGAATCCATGACCATCTGAGTAACCCAAGAAAATCCCCTCTGAACTTCGATCATTGAGAATGTAACATGTACATCCATATATGTGTAGATGCTTCACGCTTGGTTTCCTCCCCCTCCATATCTCATATGGTGTAGATGACGTTTTGGGACGCAGGTAGACCCTGTTGATAATATAATAAGCAGTATTCATGGCCTCAGCCCAGAAATTTGTGGCTATGTTATTAGCTTTCATCATTGTGCGAACCATATCCTGAAGTGTGCGATTTTTACGCTCCACCACGCCATTTTGTTGTGGAGTTTTCGGAGCAGAATATTCATGTGTAATCCCCTTCATCTCACAGAAGTTGTCAAAATCAGCATTTTTGAACTCTCTTCCGTGGTCATTTGGGATACGCTTGATCGACACCTCTTTATCTTTCTCAAGCTTCAAGCACAATTTCTTGAATTTTTCTCAAGTTTCTGCCTTATCCCTTAAGAACTCCACCCAAGTGTATCTTGAGAAGTCATCCACACAAACCAAAACATACTTCTTCCTGCCAAGACTCTCTACTTGCATTGGCCCCATGAGGTCCatgtgaatcaactcaagaatGCGAGATGTGGTTATCCTTGAAACCTTTTTGTGACATGACTGAGTCTGCTTCCCGATCTAACATGCTCCACATACATCTTTCGTGTTGATCACCAGCTTGGGGATACCTTGAATAGCACTAGTTTTTATGAGCTTCTTCATATTTCGCAAACTAGTGTGACCGAGTTTTTGATGCCAGACTTTGGTAATGTCGATTTGAGCCTTGAGGCATGAAATATCAGGAGTAACAATATAACAATTGTCACTTGAGCGTTTTCCTGATATGTACTCTTTTTCACCGTTTTTCACCACGCACTTATCTTTGTCAAAATTGACAATCAAATTTGACTAATACTAATCAAGTTAGCTTTCAATCCATCAACAAGCATTACGTTTTTTTAGTTTTGGCATACCTGGAACATTAAGAGTACCTGTTCCAATTACCTTCGCCCTTGCACCATCGCCAAAGGTAACTCCTTCATCTAACACCTTCTGAAGGTTCTCAAGATTTTTCTCCTCTTCCGTCATGTGCTTAGAGCACCCACTGTCTAAGTACCATGACTGTTGAAATCCAGACCACAGAGAGTTGTGCACAACATAGGTCTTGTTCAACTTGGGTCGATATTTCTGAAATTATCTTTTGTTGTACATCATGTCAGAGATGAAAAAACGACATCTTGGCCTGATATGATCTCTCCATCCGCAGTAATGGCATGTTGGAATGAATGATTTGTTGAAGTTCCTTCTTAGCTGAACATTTCTAGGTGCTTCTGATTTCTGAACATTCTGTGAGCCTTTTTGATTATTTTCCTTCGGATGAGGAGGATTGGTTTGTTGACCTCGGTTTTAGGAACCCAACCTTTACTTTGAAATCCCAGACCAGTCTTGTTACCAGCATCACACCCATGACCAAGTATCTCGTCAAGTTTGTCTGTTCCAGAGTTCATCATCTTAACCAGCTTCTGTTGATGCTCCAATTCTCCCATCTTTGATTCCATGATCTGCTTAAGAACATCAAGTTCTGTCTTTTGCTTCTGATACATCTCCTTAAAATCATCGCGTTCTCTGGAAACATCATTAAGTTGCGTTGAGAGAGATTTGTTTAATTCCAGCATCGCCAAACATTTCTTATAAATCATCTCATAATTTTCCGCCAGGTAGCTTTCATCAAGTTCCTCAGTGTCACTATCAGTCTCTTCACAAGTTACAACATCCACAACAATAGTTTTTGTGACATCTTCAACCTTGGCAGTGAACGCAACAGGATCTTTCTCAGTATCTGTATCAGTTTCAACTTTCAGTGGATCTTCTTTGATATATTTCTGCCTTAGAACATCAGTAGAACTTATAAGAGCAATTGATTCATCATCATCTGAATAACTTCCACTGTCATCAGTTTCTTCATCATTGTGAGAAACATTGAATGATTTGTTTTGCTTGTTCTGCTTTTTCAACGTATTGGCACATTATGCTTGAATATGTCCGAAACCATGACATTCATGGCACTGTATCCCCGATCTGGATGAAGATCCACGAGCAATCTTGGTTTGAGGAGTTTGATTGTCTTTAGCATTTTAAAATCCTTTGTAGACACCATTCCTCTTTTATAACGATTGAAGGCTTTACCAAAATTCTTGGTAAACAAGGCAAATGATTCCACCAATTCATCTGTATCAAATTTTTGGGACTCCTTGTTTTTACTGCTCGAATCTGCAACAAAGGCTAAGCTCTTTCTTTTCTCAAATTTTTCGGATCGCAGATTCATCTCAAATGTCCTCAAAGAGCCAATAAGTTCCTCTAGCTTCATGTCAGAAACGTCCCTTGCCTCGTCTATCACAGTAATTTTATAATCAAACCTTTCAGGGAGAGCATGCATAACTTTTCTCACCAGcttttcttctaaaatctttTCAccaagagaaaaactttcattGGGAATGGAGAGGATTTTTCCGTGAAAGTTACTTATAGTCTCGTTCTCGTCCATTTTTAATTCTTCGAATCTGGTGGTAAGTTGTTGTAGCCGTTGTTTCTTGACCTTAGAATTCCCTTCGTAAGTGTTCATTAAGACTTCCCAGGCTTCTTTGGCAGTGGAGCACATGGAAATAACAACAAACACCTCCATTGTAACCGCATTCTGAATGGAGTTCAGAGCCTTTTGATTAGCATTAGATGCCGCCAAATCAGTTGAGGACCATTTGCTTCTGTGCTTTGTCTTTCCCTCCTCATCACACGGGGTAGTCCATCCCTCCTCAACTGAAGTCCAGGCATTCTCATCAACGACACGAATGAACGAGACCATTCGCATCTTCTAGTAGGAATAATTGCTTCCATCTAGCAGAGGTGGTCTAGAGACTGAGCCACCTTCTTTTTGTGATGCCATGAGGCACACAATCACAGCAACAACGGAATAAATAGGATAGATACTCCAGGAAACAACATCGATAACTTGGGTGATCCCGCTCTGGTACCAATTGAAATTGTACCTATCCAAGTAAAATATATCTCCCACAACCACACAGTCAAAACTCTTAAAGAGACTTCGTgcagaaaaataaagaacacaagaacaccaacaatggttacccagttcggtgataaaacacctacgtctggggggccacaCCCAGTTCAAATAGTTCACTAGAGATGATAAGATATACAAATAACTTACACGTGAAGACTCTATCTTCCTAGCCTATATATCTTCCCAAACCTTCTCCTACGTGAACTATGCAGAGCAAGATAAAACTTACTTCCTTAACGTGATTGCTACTCAATCCACGCTGAAAAGCACGAACGGTATGCTCTATGAAGATGCACGAAACACTCTCTGAATATACtgagaataataataattgccTCAGCCGCCTACGATCGACAACCCCTCATTAAATATGAAAACCCTTGCCAAGAAGAAGAGAGCCCATAAACTGCCACACCAAACCAACGCAGGGCCCATGTAGGGTTTTCATATGGCGGCGAGTCCTAGGGTACGAAGACACCCCAAAGAAACGGACTCTTTAAGCAAAAGCTATATCTTAAAGATATCTTTCCAAAAAGCTTCAAAAACCTGCAAGAAAACAAACCAGGAAGAACCTTGCAACCGAACAAGCAAATCAACAAGAacgtcagctctgctctgggaaCACCAACTCTGAAAACATgtactctgctctggcgagaACACCATGCCAGCTCTGGAAACATCTATTCTGCTCTGGCGAGAGCACCAGCTCTGTAAACATCAACTCTGCTCTGAAGGTTAACTTTGTCATCTtcagctcagctctgctctgaaggTTAACTCTGGCATCTTCAGCTCTACTCTGCgcgctctgctctgctctgaaggTTAACTCTGGCATCTTCAGCTCTGCTTTGCGCTGAAGGTTTACTCTGGCatcttcagctctgctctgcgctGAAGGTTTACTCTGGCatcttcagctctgctctgaagatATACTCAGCTCTAGCACAACGACTTCAACTCTGGCGCGAtcttggctctgttcgggcttCATCAAGACATGAAGAAACAACATATGGTCTACACAATGACAACCAAACATAGAGTAAAGAAATACTCTAACAGAAAATAATTCAGATAATATTCAGacttatttaaattgaaaaaaactCTATGGctacgtttactttgatggaaaatgagagaaaaaaatatattttcacctATTTTCtaccattttcacatgtttactatgatggaattttttttttccggacATGGTGAAATATTTTCTCGAACATCTCCTTTTTGCTCATTTTATCcccaatgttggataatattatccaatggtaagggtgtgaaaatattttccaacattttcttATCTTTTCACCTCTAGTAAGCGTATatatgataataaaaaaaagagaaaaaaagatactccaatgaaaattttacaaccaaaataaacACACCCTTATAAAGAAGAGGATATTGCAAAACGGAGAGAAACTGCACCCCAAAAAAAAGCATTGTCCTGATAATAATTTAAGTCGACTAAATGAGTGCAAATTTCACTATATTATAATCGATGTGGAGATAATAGAACAAGTGctcaaagaagaaaaaagaaaattattatttaacaaTAAATATAAGAGCATAAtatagtactctctccgtctcacgaatcttgatacgttTGGTTTCAACACggaaattaaggaattgtagattagtattttaagtgtgtaattaataaagtataaaagtgataaaataggagagacaatgtaataaaagtgataaagtaggagagagaaggtaataattattaccttatttggaaatgtgtcaagatttgtgggacggtcccaaataaaaaaaaatgtgtcaagattcgtgggacggagagagtattatactccctccgtcccaataatgaagacacacttcatttgggcacggaggtTAAGGTGAGGTAGATTAGGGAATAAAGTAGAGTGTCCAACTTTATTAGTGTATTTGATTAGCACCACCACCGCCGACCTCCTCCGACAACACCGTCGAAACAGCAAGAGCAAAATCGAAATCTGCCATTCCCATTTCTCACATTCCTATTCCCAAATTTGAACCATGAAAACCGAATCGAATCCCAAAATGCAGAAAATTAAAACCATGAAAATCGAATCCAGAAATCGAAACAACACAAAAAATCGAATTATGAAAATCGAAACAACACAACCAGAAATCAAATCCAGAAATCGAAACTAACACAGCTAGAAATTTCGAATCCATGAAAATCTGCCAATTTTGTTCTCTCTGATTCCCAAATTTGAACCGTGAGAATGGCGGCGGAGATGGAGGGTTTCAGAAGGATGGTGGTGGCCTCACCGTTGCGGCggccggagaaggagaaggagaagagagggagaTGTGCGGCGGTTTCAGACCCGACGTATCTCGAGCGATGCCTCCGCCTCCCCAGAACCAGATCCACCACTATCTTCCTCTCTCAAATCGAACCTAGAAATTGAGGATGATGGTTTGGCGGATCTGGGTTTTTGGGAGAATGAGAGgaagggcggtggtggcggatCTGGCAGAGGAAGGGCGTGGGAAGGGGCGCCGTTTCAGGGAGAATCGAAGAGAAAGAGGGAGGGGCTAGGGCTCGGCAGGGCAACGGCGGTGGTGAGGGAGCGAGGGCGCGATGAGGGTGGAAATCGCCggcagggcggcggcggcggcggcgccaagagagccgagagagaggATGAGTGAGAATATTGAAGAGAGGGAGAAATGATTTAGGATTTTATTAGACTTTTATACcctaattagtgataaattaattaatgattggtaagccctaattatttccatatatagaaatgtgtcttcattattgggacaacccattAAGGacagtgtgtctttattattgggacggagggagtacataaaaTTATTGGACACTGAACCTAATTCCAAAAAAAGCTAGCTAGTATTTTCATATCTTGTTACCCATCAGCCCATGAACCGCGTCCCAAAAAATATGGAGATGCACAATCGAACATAGAAAAATATTTGCACAAGAGTTAGGCAGCAATAAAAAGTGCTAAAAGAAATATAAACACCGATTTTTACAGTTGTATGTCTTTTTTCTTGTTGATtcgttaatatattttttgtgtttttatatTGAAATCTATCTAATGTCCAACTCCGTTGTCAAGGAAATCTTTTGTTTTAGCTCAATAAATAGTTCCAACTTGAACCTAAACATTAATTCACTGAAAATATGTTTGACCtatgcaaaaaaataaaataaaaacaatttgtatatttagaggatgaattttaagtttatgtgcgaaataaaaaatgtatgaaAGTTTCGTTTATTTAAATGCTATTGCTTCATATTTAGCACTTGAGATCTAGTGTACTAGTGTTCTATTTCGTCACACTTTcaattttctatattattttgcatattttttttttcaatttcaattttgtatgctttaatttaattgtacaATAATTAATTAGGATTTATTTCATTCAATTacgatatataattattttttattatttaatttcgtttttaattcatcattaaaattaataaatcaaaatatataatttatttaaatttttataaataaaaaaatagtactatcactaaaataaaaaatataataataaaacacGCACAAAAATCTTTTTGCCTGGGTTATTGAATCAATCCGCGTATTTATCACTAAAATGGCCCAATATCCTACACCGACTTCACTTAATTAccttttttaattttctatttttatatttatctaatTCTTTCATATTTGTCGTTCGCCAATTGCGGATCTGCTGAGTTCCGATCACCACAAATTCACGCCGCCCCAATTCGGAGATAATCAGAAGCACGATTTCAAATACGCCGCCCTTCTCACTCGCTACAAAACTCGTCGATTTTTCTCCGCCGGAAATCTAGGTTCGTAAATTTTATCAACTCAATCATTTTCTCCTTTCCGCTCTTGGTTGCGATTGGTATTTTGTGTAAATTGTTGTTTCAATTGCTATTGCGAATCGGAATCGTTTTTTTAAACCCTAATATTTATTGCTTGTGTTATTCATAGTTTCAAAATCAAACCGCAATTTCGAATTCCACTTTGTTAAATATCCTGAATTTTCCGTCTGTTCAGATCTCGCCAAGATGCCGGCGACCGCGGGGAGGGTTCGCATGCCGGCGAACAACCGGGTGCACAGCAGCGCCGCCCTACAGACCCACGGCATATGGCAGAGTGCAATTGGGTACGATCCCTACGCGCCCAACAAAGAAGAGAAGAGCAACGCCTCCGCTCAGAAGAGCGCCGCCGCCTCGGAAGGTGAACAGGAAAACGCGTATGCTAGTTTCCAGGGTTTACTCGCTCTTGCTCGCATCACGGGATCGAATGCCGACGAGGCTCGTGGCTCCTGCAAGAAGTGCGGGAGGGTTGGGCATCTCACGTTCCAGTGTAGGAATTTCTTGAGTGCTAAGAGCGATGACGACAAGGCGAGTAAGGATAACGATGCCATCCAAGCCGCGGTTCTGTCTGGATTGGAGAAGATGATAGGTGAGAAACTGAAGGCGCGCGCAGCAGCAGGGGAGAGTGAGGAGAGCAGCGAGGAGGAGAGCGAGAGCTCGGATACGGACTATGATTCGGAGATGGAGCGTGCTGTAGCCCAGAAGTTCGGGAGAAAAGCTAGTGCTGGTGGTGGGAAGTTGAGGAGCAGCAAGAGTAGGAAGAGGAGCGATAGTGATGAGCTCGACAACGATGATGGGTTGGAAAGTGATGCTAGggagagaaagaagaaggagaagagagagagagggagatcaAAGAACAGGAAGAGCGCGAAGAGAAGGTACAGCGACTCTGATGATGAGGATTCGAGCAGAAAAAAGAGGAGGAAGGAGAAAAGGAGGAAGAGGGATGATGATGATTCCTCcgatgaggaggaggaggaagataAGCTGAGGAGGAAGAGTAAGaaggagaggaggaggaggaggagccaCCGCCATGGGAATGATTATTCGTCTGATGATTCTGTGAAGCAGCGCCACAAGCGGAGGAGTCGCAGGGCGGACTCAGCATCTGGCTCCGGTGACAGTGAATCGGATGGTTGTCGAGTGGGAAGGGACAAGAAGCGGTCTGATAAGAAGAGCAGGCATCATCGCCGTCGAGAGGACTAGCTTTTGCTGCTATGGAGGTTGTGCAAATTCTGTTTTAATGTGTTGAGTGTTGAGTTTGGTAACAATTTCTGAATGTGGGGTTGATGAAAAACAGAGTAGCTCACAAACTCTGGATTTGTGGTTTTAATGCATTGCATTTTCTGAAGAATGCTCATCTTAGTTATGTATGAATGTAAGAATTCCATTGCAGATTCTTATTGAACAGTAATTCGATCTAtatttagtgctcgtttggttcaactATAGGAATGAAaaaggaatggaatcaaataaaggagtggaatggtaacaataactattagtacttttattgagtgtttggttaaataatggaaatgaatcatttgtaagggattccctttcttttgtttcccctctattttgaggggtaataaATTAGGTGATTGAGTTACCCTTAAGTAAAGGTAATGGTTAACCCATTACTCAAAAGTAATGTGCTATGTATTTAATTGATAAGGTTCTTGTGTCCTCTATCTCAGAAGTAAATGTGCTATTTGTTTACTCTTGCAGGTAAAGCATAGTAGAACATCTGGGTCTAACTATGAGAAGGATTTCAATGAGTTGATAAAATTGTACACGAAGGAGAAGAAAGCACTTAAAAATTGGCACTGAACAATCTTGACGGTGGCTCTAAAAACTCAAGTATCTATCATATCCACAAAATTCTTTATCACTAATCACTTGTCTTGATCTTGAAGATATGTTCAACTAGGTAACCAAGAACCAACTAATCAATGTTGCCATTTAAAATGTATTCAGTATCTGGCTTCCACCAAAAAATAGTTgtcataattttttgttactgTGGATATAAATATAGGATGCATgcttttttattaatttataaaattttcaattttgagttttttgcGGCGAAACCTCCATCTCTAGATTTCAGAAGTTAACAATCCGATGAGTAAAGCAGGGAAAAGAGCAGCACTCCATCAAAGATATCTGGAAGAAGGACCAACAATAATATACTAAGTTCCTTAGGAATTTTGGTGTAAAGGCAGCTGCTTATAATGCCAAGGTCATAGTCTCTTCCATATGATTGCCCTAAGTTTAAGTAGCTAATTTCTGTCAATGGTATTCTCCATTTTAGTATCCCTATCATATAACTAAAAAGATATGTGTATCATAGGAAAATCATTATTCGCACAAGTCGATTTAGAATAGAGGGCATTTCACATGTTCTGTATTGTTTTCAAATAAAACTTTTTTTGCCTCTACCTGTTTGAACCATTTTGTTTTAAGCACCGAAGCAGAAAGCTAACTAACCACACGAACGAAAGAAGGGGTGTGAACATCCTCAAAAATTAACTGAGAAATCTCGGGTATCTAATGCAGCCAGAAACTCTCCCGAGACAAAGTAGAAACAAGATAATCGGCCACTCTATTACCTTCGCGGTAAATGTGAGAGCAACGAATATTGCAATGATCCACGCTTCGAAGCGCAGCAAGCCAACGACTCTGAAATCGCCAAGGCACCGAGATCGCGCTGGTGTTGAGTATGTTAACAACGTATGTGTAGTCCGACTCCACCCAGAGATTAGACCAATGGTTTACAGCCGCCTTCTCGAGAAGAATAATAAGAGCAAAGAGCTCTGCCTCAAAGGCGAAGCCCACCTCCGCCGAAAAATGAAAGCAAGCAACTACCGAGTTAAAAGCATTTCTCACCACACCTCCAAAAAGCAATCATGTATATGAAAAAAGAAGAGCATTAACCCTCAGAAAAAGTAATCATAATCATCCATGAAGTTAAGATCAACTGTATGGCAGGTAGAATTTTACTTGCCATAGGGAGAAAAATTCAAACTGGTCATGTCTATTTTCTTGTTTATTTTTAACCACAATTTCATCAAAATTCGATCATATCCTATTGTGCATAATTATATGTTGATTTTGGCTTTCAATAAATATTAAAGTGATTATACTACTAAAAAAGCTCTCATAAATGACACTTAAAACACGTCATATATGCATATAAAACAGTGTCACATATACGCGTCATACATGTATTATACTGTTTTTTTTATGATAGATAAAAAATGTCATATATACGTTCATACGTAACATTTTTTTCATATACATGACAATTTTTAAATGTcatgtaaataattataaatgacatttttataaCAATCACGTATGAGGTATACATATATAACAGATTACGGACCATAAATGACACTTAAAAATGATCATGTATTATAGTACATGTGACAAATTTTAAATGTCATGTATATCATAATAGATGGTGATTTTTATGTGTCATCTATACTCTTTCCAAATTATAACctattttgtttatatatattcattctaatttcttgtatttaaattttaaaagccAATAAATTGTACTTTCTTCGTTCCTCAAACATCTTTCTTAAGAGAAGGtaacatgagttttaataaatgttagtcACTCTCATTTCTAGCAAGGGGATTGATTACTGTTCTTACCATATCTAGCGACATTTTAACAATAGTCAGCGAGAAATCATATTCAACAGAACAAATGAAGGAGCAAAGGGGTGAATATAGAGAAGAaccaaaattaaatttcaaGATCAAATGAACAGAAGGTACAACATTACAGGAACCTCGTAAATCTACTGATACTAACTTAAGCAAAACATGCAGATAGATGTGTTGTGAAACTTCAACTGCACATCTTAAAATGTTATAGGTAAAACTTCAAGAAACAACTTCGACTGTGCGTCGAGGAGAAAAGCCCTTCTACTGCTGTTGGGCTTCAacttaatttctttttctgcCACAACCTATCAAGTGCACTGTCCGCATCACCCTGCAGACCAGAATTTCCAACTCTCATACAAGATAAATCACATATATTATGAGACATGAAAAGGTTGGCAAAACACTTTTTAAACTTTGATAGAGATTATTAAGCTTCTTCATCAATTGACATTCTTCTATACCATATGAAACACTTTATAAGGTTAGTAAAATGAGAGGAAAAAAACAGTAGTCTCGGAAGCTTgagcttttttatttttttttattttacagattttaaagaattaatattttgtgtgttaaacaTGGTAGGTGAAGAGGtcaataaatgaaaaaaaa includes these proteins:
- the LOC131023403 gene encoding uncharacterized protein LOC131023403, which gives rise to MRMVSFIRVVDENAWTSVEEGWTTPCDEEGKTKHRSKWSSTDLAASNANQKALNSIQNAVTMEVFVVISMCSTAKEAWEVLMNTYEGNSKVKKQRLQQLTTRFEELKMDENETISNFHGKILSIPNESFSLGEKILEEKLVRKVMHALPERFDYKITVIDEARDVSDMKLEELIGSLRTFEMNLRSEKFEKRKSLAFVADSSSKNKESQKFDTDELVESFALFTKNFGKAFNRYKRGMVSTKDFKMLKTIKLLKPRLLVDLHPDRGYSAMNVMNKQNKSFNVSHNDEETDDSGSYSDDDESIALISSTDVLRQKYIKEDPLKVETDTDTEKDPVAFTAKVEDVTKTIVVDVVTCEETDSDTEELDESYLAENYEMIYKKCLAMLELNKSLSTQLNDVSRERDDFKEMYQKQKTELDVLKQIMESKMGELEHQQKLVKMMNSGTDKLDEILGHGCDAGNKTGLGFQSKGWVPKTESWYLDSGCSKHMTEEEKNLENLQKVLDEGVTFGDGARAKVIGTGTLNVPDKCVVKNGEKEYISGKRSSDNCYIVTPDISCLKAQIDITKVWHQKLGHTSLRNMKKLIKTSAIQGIPKLVINTKDVSRITTSRILELIHMDLMGPMQVESLGRKKYVLLEKDKEVSIKRIPNDHGREFKNADFDNFCEMKGITHEYSAPKTPQQNGVVERKNRTLQDMVRTMMKANNIATNFWAEAMNTAYYIINRVYLRPKTSSTPYEIWRGRKPSVKHLHIYGCTCYILNDRSSEGIFLGYSDGHGFRVYNKNTETIQESTNVTFDEESKIFSYEEEVQAVTTEVSSDVKTEVSADVKTDSKSENDYEENRKQTTKSGRVEKNHSQADIIGGLNDERKTRGVKIDFQKMIAHIAYMCYLSKVEQKSIKEALQDEFWIAAMQEELLQFERNKARLVAQRYSQVEGVDFEETFAPVTRLESVRLLLALACAMTFKLYQMDVKSVFLNGDLEEEVLRLEANPMKSKGIFWACSLRHDITIFTYSGMEVKGVVHDCIGSMC
- the LOC131021500 gene encoding CAX-interacting protein 4-like, translated to MPATAGRVRMPANNRVHSSAALQTHGIWQSAIGYDPYAPNKEEKSNASAQKSAAASEGEQENAYASFQGLLALARITGSNADEARGSCKKCGRVGHLTFQCRNFLSAKSDDDKASKDNDAIQAAVLSGLEKMIGEKLKARAAAGESEESSEEESESSDTDYDSEMERAVAQKFGRKASAGGGKLRSSKSRKRSDSDELDNDDGLESDARERKKKEKRERGRSKNRKSAKRRYSDSDDEDSSRKKRRKEKRRKRDDDDSSDEEEEEDKLRRKSKKERRRRRSHRHGNDYSSDDSVKQRHKRRSRRADSASGSGDSESDGCRVGRDKKRSDKKSRHHRRRED